The following are from one region of the Poecilia reticulata strain Guanapo linkage group LG7, Guppy_female_1.0+MT, whole genome shotgun sequence genome:
- the nsfl1c gene encoding NSFL1 cofactor p47 isoform X2 codes for MASQEESVREFVAVTGVEEERARFFLESAGWNLQLALGSFFEDGNDDDIITLPQPEGGSSVSRSTGPSQPRVTSFRDLMHEAEDESDEEEGQRFFAGGSERSGQQIVGPPKKKSSNEVVEDLFKGAREHGAVPLDRTGKGLGESSKAKAFVGGGYRLGAAPEEESTYVVGERQASNSQQDVHVVLKLWKTGFSLDNGELRTYNDPGNANFLEAIRRGEIPLELRQRARGGQVNLDMEDHRDEDFAKPKVAFKAFEGEGQKLGSATPELTSAPPTSQQDQATNEAQASSSVSLDPSQPTTNIQIRLADGGKLVQRFNHTHRISDLRQFVVLARPAMAAREFVLMTTFPNKELADESQTLQEANLLNAVIVQRLN; via the exons CTTGCACTGGGCAGTTTCTTTGAAGATGGAAACGATGATGACATTATCACACTTCCTCAACCTGAGGGCGGCTCCTCCGTGTCTCGATCTACTGGGCCCAG TCAGCCCAGGGTGACCTCCTTCAGAGATCTGATGCATGAGGCAGAGGATGaaagtgatgaagaggagggtcAGAG GTTTTTTGCGGGGGGATCAGAGCGCAGCGGGCAACAGATCGTTGGTCCgccaaagaagaagagctcCAACGAGGTCGTGGAGGATCTGTTCAAAGGGGCCAGAGAACATGGAGCCGTGCCGCTGGACCGGACTGGGAAAGGACTAGGAGAATCCAGCAAAGCAAAG GCTTTTGTTGGTGGAGGTTACAGACTGGGCGCCGCTCCAGAAGAGGAGTCAACCTACGTAGTTGGAGAGAGGCAAGCGTCTAACAGTCAGCAAGAT GTACATGTGGTTCTGAAGTTATGGAAGACGGGCTTCAGCCTGGATAACGGTGAACTTAGAACCTACAATGATCCAGGGAACGCCAACTTCCTGGAGGCAATCAGACGAGG GGAGATTCCTCTGGAGCTGAGGCAGCGTGCTCGAGGCGGCCAGGTCAACCTGGACATGGAGGACCACAGAGACGAGGACTTTGCTAAGCCCAAGGTCGCCTTTAAAGCCTTCGAAGGTGAAGGACAGAAGCTAGGAAG tGCCACTCCAGAGTTGACTTCAGCTCCACCCACCTCCCAGCAGGACCAGGCCACCAACGAGGCCCAAGCCAGTTCCTCCGTCAGCCTTGACCCCTCCCAACCTACTACTAACATTCAGATCCGATTGGCTGACGGTGGCAAGCTGGTCCAGAGGTTCAACCACACCCACAG GATTTCGGACCTGCGGCAGTTCGTGGTGTTGGCCCGACCCGCCATGGCTGCCAGAGAGTTCGTTCTCATGACGACCTTCCCCAATAAGGAGCTGGCAGACGAGAGCCAGACGCTGCAGGAGGCCAACCTGCTGAACGCTGTTATCGTCCAGCGGCTAAACTGA
- the nsfl1c gene encoding NSFL1 cofactor p47 isoform X1 — protein MASQEESVREFVAVTGVEEERARFFLESAGWNLQLALGSFFEDGNDDDIITLPQPEGGSSVSRSTGPSSQPRVTSFRDLMHEAEDESDEEEGQRFFAGGSERSGQQIVGPPKKKSSNEVVEDLFKGAREHGAVPLDRTGKGLGESSKAKAFVGGGYRLGAAPEEESTYVVGERQASNSQQDVHVVLKLWKTGFSLDNGELRTYNDPGNANFLEAIRRGEIPLELRQRARGGQVNLDMEDHRDEDFAKPKVAFKAFEGEGQKLGSATPELTSAPPTSQQDQATNEAQASSSVSLDPSQPTTNIQIRLADGGKLVQRFNHTHRISDLRQFVVLARPAMAAREFVLMTTFPNKELADESQTLQEANLLNAVIVQRLN, from the exons CTTGCACTGGGCAGTTTCTTTGAAGATGGAAACGATGATGACATTATCACACTTCCTCAACCTGAGGGCGGCTCCTCCGTGTCTCGATCTACTGGGCCCAG TAGTCAGCCCAGGGTGACCTCCTTCAGAGATCTGATGCATGAGGCAGAGGATGaaagtgatgaagaggagggtcAGAG GTTTTTTGCGGGGGGATCAGAGCGCAGCGGGCAACAGATCGTTGGTCCgccaaagaagaagagctcCAACGAGGTCGTGGAGGATCTGTTCAAAGGGGCCAGAGAACATGGAGCCGTGCCGCTGGACCGGACTGGGAAAGGACTAGGAGAATCCAGCAAAGCAAAG GCTTTTGTTGGTGGAGGTTACAGACTGGGCGCCGCTCCAGAAGAGGAGTCAACCTACGTAGTTGGAGAGAGGCAAGCGTCTAACAGTCAGCAAGAT GTACATGTGGTTCTGAAGTTATGGAAGACGGGCTTCAGCCTGGATAACGGTGAACTTAGAACCTACAATGATCCAGGGAACGCCAACTTCCTGGAGGCAATCAGACGAGG GGAGATTCCTCTGGAGCTGAGGCAGCGTGCTCGAGGCGGCCAGGTCAACCTGGACATGGAGGACCACAGAGACGAGGACTTTGCTAAGCCCAAGGTCGCCTTTAAAGCCTTCGAAGGTGAAGGACAGAAGCTAGGAAG tGCCACTCCAGAGTTGACTTCAGCTCCACCCACCTCCCAGCAGGACCAGGCCACCAACGAGGCCCAAGCCAGTTCCTCCGTCAGCCTTGACCCCTCCCAACCTACTACTAACATTCAGATCCGATTGGCTGACGGTGGCAAGCTGGTCCAGAGGTTCAACCACACCCACAG GATTTCGGACCTGCGGCAGTTCGTGGTGTTGGCCCGACCCGCCATGGCTGCCAGAGAGTTCGTTCTCATGACGACCTTCCCCAATAAGGAGCTGGCAGACGAGAGCCAGACGCTGCAGGAGGCCAACCTGCTGAACGCTGTTATCGTCCAGCGGCTAAACTGA
- the LOC103466914 gene encoding E3 ubiquitin-protein ligase TRIM39-like isoform X1 — protein sequence MLQLDLWWFLEHRLSSDMSSGTYLWSEDQFLCSICLDVFVNPVTTPCGHNFCRTCITKIWDRSSLYKCPLCNEHFTSKPQLRTNTLFSEVVDQFRREAQEQAVQPGEVPCDICTGPKLKALKSCQVCLLSFCHTHLEPHLTAPRLKNHQLMEPVKNLEDRMCMKHDRPLELFCRTDQMCVCSLCPVLGHNNHELVPLREESEGTKAELRKTEVKVQQMIQNRRLKVQEIRESVKISKVVADREKAGGVRVFTALKESAERGLKELIKEIEDKQKATEKQAEDFIGDLEREIFVLMKRSSEVKLLSQVEDHLHVVQSFSSLKVTPPTKTWMDVRVCPPPIDKIVARAVAQLEEEMKKIIKEAELKRVRQFAVDVTLDPDTAHPKLVLSDDRKRVEVADVWRSLPDNPERFSKCVSVFGRQSFSSGRFYSEVQVKGKTKWSLGVARESINRKRITPLSPQNGFWTIMLRNVDEYTACADSPVRLHLQPGPEKVGVFVDYEGGLVSFYDAGAGDRIYSFTCCSFAQKLYLFFDPCNKDGGRNSAPMIICPVNQAGR from the exons ATGTTACAGTTGGACCTCTGGTGGTTTCTGGAGCACCGCTTG AGTTCAGACATGTCTTCTGGCACCTACTTGTGGTCTGAAGATCAGTTCCTGTGCTCCATCTGTCTGGACGTGTTCGTGAATCCGGTCACCACACCATGCGGCCACAACTTCTGCAGAACCTGCATCACTAAAATCTGGGATAGAAGCAGTCTCTACAAATGTCCTCTGTGCAACGAGCATTTCACCTCCAAGCCTCAGCTGAGGACCAACACTTTGTTCTCTGAGGTGGTTGATCAGTTCAGACGTGAAGCTCAAGAACAAGCTGTCCAGCCAGGAGAGGTTCCCTGTGACATCTGCACGGGACCCAAACTGAAGGCCCTGAAGTCCTGCCAGGTGTGTCTGCTCTCCTTCTGTCACACACACCTGGAGCCTCACCTGACCGCTCCACGGCTGAAGAACCATCAGCTGATGGAGCCTGTGAAGAACCTGGAGGACAGGATGTGCATGAAACATGACAGACCTCTGGAGCTGTTCTGTAGGACCGACCAGATGTGTGTCTGCTCGCTTTGTCCAGTCTTAGGTCACAATAATCACGAACTGGTCCCTCTGAGAGAAGAATCTGAAGGAACAAAGGCGGAGCTGAGGAAGAcggaggtcaaagttcagcagaTGATCCAGAACAGGCGACTGAAGGTTCAGGAGATCAGAGAGTCGGTGAAGATCAGCAAAGTTGTTGCGGACAGGGAGAAAGCGGGAGGCGTTCGGGTCTTCACAGCGCTGAAGGAGTCTGCTGAGCGAGGCCTGAAAGAGCTCATCAAGGAGATCGAGGACAAACAGAAAGCTACAGAGAAACAGGCTGAAGATTTCATCGGAGATCTGGAACGGGAGATCTTTGTGCTGATGAAGAGGAGCTCCGAGGTGAAGCTGCTCTCCCAGGTTGAAGACCACCTCCATGTCGTCCAAAGCTTCTCCTCCCTGAAAGTCACTCCACCCACCAAGACCTGGATGGATGTCAGAGTTTGTCCACCGCCAATTGACAAGATCGTGGCGAGAGCTGTGgctcagctggaggaggagatgaagaagaTTATAAAGGAGGCGGAACTGAAGAGGGTCCGGCAGTTCGCGGTGGACGTGACTCTGGATCCTGACACAGCTCATCCTAAGCTCGTCCTGTCCGACGACAGAAAACGAGTGGAAGTGGCTGATGTTTGGAGGAGCCTTCCAGACAACCCAGAGAGATTTTCCaagtgtgtttctgtctttggCCGGCAGAGTTTCTCTTCAGGCAGATTTTACTCTGAGGTTCAGGTTAAAGGGAAGACTAAATGGAGTTTAGGAGTGGCTAGAGAGTCCATCAACAGGAAGAGAATAACTCCACTGAGTCCTCAGAACGGCTTCTGGACCATTATGTTGAGAAATGTAGATGAGTACACAGCTTGTGCTGACTCCCCGGTCCGTCTCCATCTCCAGCCTGGTCCTGAGAAGGTGGGGGTGTTTGTGGATTATGAGGGGGGTCTGGTCTCTTTCTATGACGCAGGTGCTGGAGATCGGATCTACTCTTTTACATGCTGTAGCTTCGCTCAGAAACTCTACCTGTTCTTTGACCCCTGTAACAAAGATGGAGGTAGAAACTCTGCTCCCATGATCATCTGTCCCGTAAATCAGGCCGGTCGTTGA
- the LOC103466914 gene encoding E3 ubiquitin-protein ligase TRIM39-like isoform X2 has product MSSGTYLWSEDQFLCSICLDVFVNPVTTPCGHNFCRTCITKIWDRSSLYKCPLCNEHFTSKPQLRTNTLFSEVVDQFRREAQEQAVQPGEVPCDICTGPKLKALKSCQVCLLSFCHTHLEPHLTAPRLKNHQLMEPVKNLEDRMCMKHDRPLELFCRTDQMCVCSLCPVLGHNNHELVPLREESEGTKAELRKTEVKVQQMIQNRRLKVQEIRESVKISKVVADREKAGGVRVFTALKESAERGLKELIKEIEDKQKATEKQAEDFIGDLEREIFVLMKRSSEVKLLSQVEDHLHVVQSFSSLKVTPPTKTWMDVRVCPPPIDKIVARAVAQLEEEMKKIIKEAELKRVRQFAVDVTLDPDTAHPKLVLSDDRKRVEVADVWRSLPDNPERFSKCVSVFGRQSFSSGRFYSEVQVKGKTKWSLGVARESINRKRITPLSPQNGFWTIMLRNVDEYTACADSPVRLHLQPGPEKVGVFVDYEGGLVSFYDAGAGDRIYSFTCCSFAQKLYLFFDPCNKDGGRNSAPMIICPVNQAGR; this is encoded by the coding sequence ATGTCTTCTGGCACCTACTTGTGGTCTGAAGATCAGTTCCTGTGCTCCATCTGTCTGGACGTGTTCGTGAATCCGGTCACCACACCATGCGGCCACAACTTCTGCAGAACCTGCATCACTAAAATCTGGGATAGAAGCAGTCTCTACAAATGTCCTCTGTGCAACGAGCATTTCACCTCCAAGCCTCAGCTGAGGACCAACACTTTGTTCTCTGAGGTGGTTGATCAGTTCAGACGTGAAGCTCAAGAACAAGCTGTCCAGCCAGGAGAGGTTCCCTGTGACATCTGCACGGGACCCAAACTGAAGGCCCTGAAGTCCTGCCAGGTGTGTCTGCTCTCCTTCTGTCACACACACCTGGAGCCTCACCTGACCGCTCCACGGCTGAAGAACCATCAGCTGATGGAGCCTGTGAAGAACCTGGAGGACAGGATGTGCATGAAACATGACAGACCTCTGGAGCTGTTCTGTAGGACCGACCAGATGTGTGTCTGCTCGCTTTGTCCAGTCTTAGGTCACAATAATCACGAACTGGTCCCTCTGAGAGAAGAATCTGAAGGAACAAAGGCGGAGCTGAGGAAGAcggaggtcaaagttcagcagaTGATCCAGAACAGGCGACTGAAGGTTCAGGAGATCAGAGAGTCGGTGAAGATCAGCAAAGTTGTTGCGGACAGGGAGAAAGCGGGAGGCGTTCGGGTCTTCACAGCGCTGAAGGAGTCTGCTGAGCGAGGCCTGAAAGAGCTCATCAAGGAGATCGAGGACAAACAGAAAGCTACAGAGAAACAGGCTGAAGATTTCATCGGAGATCTGGAACGGGAGATCTTTGTGCTGATGAAGAGGAGCTCCGAGGTGAAGCTGCTCTCCCAGGTTGAAGACCACCTCCATGTCGTCCAAAGCTTCTCCTCCCTGAAAGTCACTCCACCCACCAAGACCTGGATGGATGTCAGAGTTTGTCCACCGCCAATTGACAAGATCGTGGCGAGAGCTGTGgctcagctggaggaggagatgaagaagaTTATAAAGGAGGCGGAACTGAAGAGGGTCCGGCAGTTCGCGGTGGACGTGACTCTGGATCCTGACACAGCTCATCCTAAGCTCGTCCTGTCCGACGACAGAAAACGAGTGGAAGTGGCTGATGTTTGGAGGAGCCTTCCAGACAACCCAGAGAGATTTTCCaagtgtgtttctgtctttggCCGGCAGAGTTTCTCTTCAGGCAGATTTTACTCTGAGGTTCAGGTTAAAGGGAAGACTAAATGGAGTTTAGGAGTGGCTAGAGAGTCCATCAACAGGAAGAGAATAACTCCACTGAGTCCTCAGAACGGCTTCTGGACCATTATGTTGAGAAATGTAGATGAGTACACAGCTTGTGCTGACTCCCCGGTCCGTCTCCATCTCCAGCCTGGTCCTGAGAAGGTGGGGGTGTTTGTGGATTATGAGGGGGGTCTGGTCTCTTTCTATGACGCAGGTGCTGGAGATCGGATCTACTCTTTTACATGCTGTAGCTTCGCTCAGAAACTCTACCTGTTCTTTGACCCCTGTAACAAAGATGGAGGTAGAAACTCTGCTCCCATGATCATCTGTCCCGTAAATCAGGCCGGTCGTTGA
- the fkbp1ab gene encoding FKBP prolyl isomerase 1Ab: MGVEIETLTPGDGRTFPKKGQTCVVHYVGSLTDGRKFDSSRDRDKPFRFKLGKQEVIRGWEEGVGQMSVGQRAKLICSPDYAYGNKGHPGIIPPNATLIFDVELLSLE, translated from the exons ATGGGAGTCGAGATCGAGACACTCACGCCGGGAGACG GAAGGACCTTCCCCAAAAAAGGCCAGACGTGTGTGGTGCATTATGTGG GCTCCCTGACGGATGGACGGAAGTTCGACTCATCCCGCGACAGGGACAAGCCTTTCCGGTTTAAGCTcggcaaacaggaagtgatccgAGGGTGGGAGGAAGGAGTGGGACAG ATGAGTGTGGGTCAGAGGGCCAAGCTGATCTGCTCGCCGGACTACGCTTACGGAAACAAGGGTCACCCGGGCATCATCCCCCCCAATGCCACTCTCATCTTTGACGTGGAGCTGCTCAGTTTGGAGTGA